A genomic region of Chaetodon auriga isolate fChaAug3 chromosome 11, fChaAug3.hap1, whole genome shotgun sequence contains the following coding sequences:
- the prph2b gene encoding peripherin-2b, with protein MPFMPVKFTLQKRVKLAQGLWMLYWFSVIVGIIIFSLGIFFKIELRKRSEMMDNNESHLVPNLLILVGLLACGINAFGGKVCHDSLDPVKFTKWKAMLKSYFMLCCGFNALLLMMALLCFLMQFSIYLTLAEGLKNSIKFYKDTDTPGRCFMKRTLDMTQIEFRCCGNNNFRDWFEVQWISNRYLDMSNDAVKDRVLSNVEGKYLMDSVPFSCCNPGSPRPCIQHHLTNNSAHYDYDHRIEELNIWTRGCREALFSYFSGMMTSIGVLVIATIILESVDMAGLKYLTTALETMEDPENPECESEGWLLEKGVKETFSEMLAKMKTLGKANQVEEGGDAQQAAT; from the exons ATGCCGTTCATGCCAGTAAAGTTCACCCTGCAGAAGCGGGTGAAGCTGGCTCAGGGTCTGTGGATGCTCTACTGGTTCTCGGTGATCGTGGGGATCATCATCTTCAGCCTCGGCATCTTCTTCAAGATTGAGCTGCGGAAGAGAAGCGAGATGATGGACAACAACGAGAGCCATTTAGTGCCCAACCTGCTGATCCTGGTGGGCTTGTTGGCCTGTGGGATCAACGCCTTTGGAGGAAAGGTGTGCCACGACTCTCTGGACCCCGTCAAGTTCACCAAGTGGAAGGCGATGCTGAAGTCGTACTTCATGCTGTGCTGCGGCTTCAACgcgctgctgctgatgatggcGTTGCTCTGCTTCCTCATGCAGTTCTCCATTTACCTGACGCTGGCCGAGGGCCTGAAGAACAGCATCAAATTCTACAAGGACACGGACACGCCGGGACGCTGCTTCATGAAGAGGACGCTGGACATGACACAGATCGAGTTCCGCTGCTGCGGCAACAACAACTTCAGGGACTGGTTCGAGGTGCAGTGGATCAGCAACCGCTACCTGGACATGAGCAACGACGCAGTGAAAGA CCGTGTCCTCAGTAACGTGGAGGGGAAGTACCTGATGGACAGCGTCCCATTCAGCTGCTGTAACCCCGGGTCCCCTCGGCCCTGCATCCAGCACCACCTGACCAATAACTCCGCCCACTACGACTACGACCACCGCATTGAGGAACTCAACATCTGGACCCGGGGCTGCCGCGAGGCCCTCTTCTCCTACTTCAGTGGCATGATGACCAGCATTGGAGTGCTCGTCATCGCCACCATCATCCTGGAG tcggTGGACATGGCAGGGTTGAAGTACCTGACCACGGCTCTGGAGACGATGGAGGACCCAGAGAACCCAGAGTGTGAGAGTGAAGGCTGGCTGCTGGAGAAAGGTGTGAAGGAGACGTTCAGCGAGATGCTCGCCAAGATGAAGACACTGGGGAAGGCCAACCaggtggaggaaggtggggaCGCACAGCAGGCCGCCACCTGA